A genomic window from Oryctolagus cuniculus chromosome 12, mOryCun1.1, whole genome shotgun sequence includes:
- the TIPIN gene encoding TIMELESS-interacting protein produces the protein MGEPQEDGLIDLPDYEHTEDETFPPFPPPASPERPAEGAEHDEESGTGVPVPVPPKRTVKRNIPKLDAQRLISERGLPALRHVFDKTKFKGKGHEAEDLRTLIRHMEHWAHRLFPRLQFEDFIDRVEYLGNKKEVQTCLKRIRLDLPIIHEDFVGNNDEVGENNDRDITVAEIDPFFTNSSESAKFVSESSGSLTEEQQQRIERNKQLALERRQARLLSDSQSSGHDTSMNTPRTQTIEEVHTGEDQEAEGSGSSKDISICPQSSAAATSGNEEEELKMEEIPADQACEALCT, from the exons ATGGGAGAACCACAGGAGGATGGCTTGATTGACCTACCAGATTACGAGCATACAGAAGATGAAACTTTTCCTCCTTTTCCACCTCCAGCCTCTCCAGAGAGACCTGCTGAAGGGGCTGAGCATGATGAAG AGTCAGGGACTGGAGTACCTGTTCCTGTACCTCCAAAGAGAACAGTTAAGAGGAATATACCCAAGCTGGATGCTCAGAG ATTAATttcagagagaggacttccagcCTTAAGGCATGTGTTTGATAAGACAAAATTCAAAGGTAAAGGTCATGAG GCTGAAGACTTGAGGACACTCATCAGACACATGGAGCACTGGGCGCACAGGCTGTTCCCCAGACTGCAGTTCGAGGATTTTATTGACAGAGTTGAATATCtgggaaataaaaaggaagtgcAG acttGTCTAAAACGAATTCGACTTGATCTCCCTATTATACATGAAGATTTTGTTGGCAATAATG ATGAAGTAGGAGAGAATAATGACCGTGATATAACTGTTGCTGAAATAGATCCCTTTTTTACGAACTCATCTGAAAGTGCGAAGTTTGTCTCTGAATCGAGTGGAAGCCTGACAGAAGAGCAACAACAAAGAATTGAGAGAAATAAGCAGCTGGCCTTGGAGAGAAGGCAGGCAAGGCTGCTGAGCGACAGTCAGTCCTCAGGACACG ATACGTCAATGAACACACCCAGAACACAGACTATTGAAGAGGTTCATACTGGTGAGGATCAAGAGGCTGAGGGAAGTGGGTCAAGCAAGGACATTTCCATTTGTCCACAGAGCAGTGCCGCAGCCACTTCTGGGAATGAAGAGGAGGAATTAAAGATGGAGGAAATACCAGCGGACCAAGCCTGTGAAGCTTTGTGCACCTAG